The proteins below are encoded in one region of Triticum aestivum cultivar Chinese Spring chromosome 1B, IWGSC CS RefSeq v2.1, whole genome shotgun sequence:
- the LOC123076743 gene encoding amino acid transporter AVT1I-like, whose product MDTGSAAPLLHAHGGLQAGRDPAAAHDHVGQCSPEASGGATFLRTCFNGLNALSGAGLLSIPYALAEGGWLSLVLLLVVAMVCCYTGQLLQTCMGASADVRGYPDIGALAFGVKGRFAVSAFMYAELYLVPIGFLIMEGDNLDKLFPGTSLSLGAGLLFSGKHLFIVLASIMILPTTWLRNLGVLAYVSASGVLASVVLVFCVLWAAVVDGVGFQGKGTMLNVSGLPTALGLYTFCYCGHAIFPTLCNSMKKKDKFSNVLVVCFVACTLNYGSMAILGYLMYGDDVESQVTLNLPEGKLSSKLAIYTALINPFSKYALMVTPVATAIEEKLLTGNKRFVSMLIRTFIVISTVIIALTVPFFGHLMALVGSLLSVVASMLLPCICYLKIFGTARCSRPEVAVIVMIIILGSLVAACGTYSSLQKIIHEF is encoded by the exons ATGGACACCGGCAGTGCGGCGCCCCTCCTCCACGCGCACGGTGGCCTGCAGGCGGGCAGGGACCCTGCAGCGGCCCATGACCACGTGGGGCAGTGCTCGCCGGAGGCCTCCGGCGGGGCGACATTCCTGCGAACCTGCTTCAATGGCCTCAACGCCCTCTCCG GTGCCGGGCTGCTGTCTATCCCGTACGCGCTGGCGGAGGGCGGGTGGCTGAGCCTGGTTCTGCTTCTCGTCGTCGCCATGGTCTGCTGCTACACTGGCCAGCTCCTGCAGACGTGCATGGGAGCGTCAGCGGACGTGCGCGGCTACCCAGACATCGGTGCGCTCGCGTTTGGGGTCAAAGGCCGGTTCGCCGTGTCGGCGTTCATGTACGCGGAGCTCTACCTTGTTCCCATCGGGTTCTTGATAATGGAGGGGGACAACCTGGACAAGCTATTCCCAGGCACCAGCCTCAGCCTCGGCGCCGGGCTCCTGTTCTCGGGCAAGCACTTGTTCATCGTGCTCGCATCCATCATGATCTTGCCCACGACGTGGCTGAGGAACCTGGGCGTGCTCGCCTACGTGTCAGCCAGCGGCGTGCTCGCATCGGTTGTACTGGTTTTCTGCGTGCTATGGGCCGCGGTGGTCGACGGCGTCGGGTTTCAGGGGAAAGGGACCATGCTGAATGTCAGTGGCCTGCCTACTGCTCTGGGTCTCTACACTTTCTGCTACTGCGGCCATGCCATATTCCCAACATTGTGCAATTCCATGAAGAAAAAGGACAAGTTCTCTAAT GTACTAGTCGTATGCTTCGTCGCATGTACCCTCAACTATGGATCAATGGCCATACTCGGCTACCTCATGTACGGCGACGACGTTGAATCTCAGGTGACCCTGAACCTCCCAGAAGGCAAGCTCAGTTCGAAGCTAGCAATCTACACGGCGCTAATCAACCCATTCTCAAAGTACGCTCTGATGGTGACTCCTGTCGCGACAGCGATCGAAGAGAAGCTGCTTACCGGCAATAAGAGGTTCGTCAGCATGCTGATCAGAACCTTCATTGTCATCAGCACGGTCATCATAGCCCTCACAGTCCCCTTCTTCGGCCACCTCATGGCGCTCGTCGGCTCGCTGCTCAGCGTCGTCGCTTCGATGCTGCTCCCATGCATCTGCTACCTCAAAATCTTTGGCACGGCAAGGTGCAGCAGGCCTGAGGTTGCGGTGATCGTCATGATTATCATTCTTGGTTCCTTGGTTGCTGCATGTGGGACATACTCTTCCTTGCAGAAGATTATTCATGAGTTCTGA